In the Setaria italica strain Yugu1 chromosome VI, Setaria_italica_v2.0, whole genome shotgun sequence genome, one interval contains:
- the LOC101776265 gene encoding keratin-associated protein 5-2 — translation MGEEAPRPRSPPRYPDLCGRRRLQLEVQILNREVGFLEQEIQGLERIQPVSRCCKDVNEYVSAKADPMIPVSKRKHGSCSFFRWIRSKLCTCFSCLCCCCHCLPKPKAASCCFGCSCCACRDTPCCAPSCSCPKAPSCSGCCSPSCCTCTLPSCSCKPCCGGHCRPRCSGGCCSCAGCCGCAGCLGALGRCLSSCCSGLRRPSCCRCQSSCCEGGTSCGGKGACCRGSCLGGPAAPPCPECSCGCVCSCPRCRGGCRCPPCGNNPCCAGGCLC, via the exons ATGGGGGAGGAGGCGCCGCGGCCCAGGTCGCCGCCGAGGTACCCGGACCtgtgcggccgccgccgcctgcagctcGAGGTGCAGATCCTCAACCGGGAGGTCGGCTTCCTCGAG CAAGAGATACAGGGGCTCGAGCGGATTCAGCCGGTCTCGCGGTGCTGCAAAGA TGTCAACGAGTATGTCAGCGCGAAGGCCGATCCCATGATACCAGT AAGCAAAAGGAAACATGGATCTTGCAGCTTCTTTCGATGGATCAG ATCAAAGTTGTGCACGTGCTTTTCGTGCCTGTGCTGCTGTTGCCACTGCCTGCCGAAGCCCAAGGCGGCAAGCTGCTGCTTCGGCTGTTCTTGCTGCGCCTGCCGCGACACGCCGTGCTGTGCACCGAGCTGCAGCTGCCCAAAGGCCCCTTCGTGCAGCGGCTGCTGCAGCCCAAGCTGCTGCACCTGCACCCTTCccagctgcagctgcaagccGTGCTGCGGCGGCCACTGCCGGCCGCGGTgcagcggcggctgctgctcctGCGCGGGGTGCTGCGGCTGCGCCGGCTGCCTCGGCGCCCTCGGCCGGTGCCTGTCGTCGTGCTGCAGCGGCCTGCGGCGGCCTTCCTGCTGCAGGTGCCAGTCGTCGTGCTGCGAGGGGGGGACGTCCTGTGGCGGCAAGGGGGCCTGCTGCCGCGGCTCGTGCctcggcggcccggcggcgccgccgtgcccggAGTGCTCATGCGGCTGCGTGTGCTCCTGTCCCCGGTGCAGAGGAGGGTGCCGGTGCCCGCCCTGCGGTAATAACCCCTGCTGCGCCGGTGGATGCCTGTGCTAG